One window from the genome of Leuconostoc suionicum encodes:
- a CDS encoding GtrA family protein, whose amino-acid sequence MKYIFWGVATTIVYLIIRLISMKIFDDTMLPVLISQTLTIIFAFVVNKLFVFTTKQTKSVFVQFVRFLWGRLFVAGIDFFLTYVMIEKYSNIFIHIFFLNQVNFKLFPFSLPIVNQFASNSTELNSFLAIILIQVISVIVNYLISKFMIFN is encoded by the coding sequence ATGAAGTATATTTTCTGGGGTGTGGCAACGACCATAGTATATTTAATCATTCGACTCATTTCCATGAAAATATTTGATGACACAATGCTGCCTGTCCTAATCTCGCAGACACTGACTATTATATTCGCATTTGTTGTTAATAAACTGTTTGTATTTACAACGAAACAAACGAAAAGTGTGTTCGTTCAGTTTGTCAGATTCCTTTGGGGACGGTTATTTGTGGCCGGAATTGACTTCTTTTTAACCTATGTTATGATTGAAAAATATAGCAATATTTTTATTCATATTTTCTTTCTTAATCAGGTAAACTTTAAGTTATTTCCTTTTTCATTGCCAATAGTAAATCAATTTGCTTCAAATAGTACGGAGCTAAATAGTTTCCTAGCAATTATTTTGATACAAGTGATCTCAGTAATTGTAAATTATCTTATTTCAAAATTTATGATTTTTAATTAA
- a CDS encoding acetoin reductase, whose product MSKKVAIITGSGRGIGKAIAERLATENYYVAVVDIDESSAKYVSDSINAMKEKQAKYYVLDVADRKSVFDLVDKVVADFGRLDVFVNNAGVAYIDSIIDSDPKKVERLFDVNLKGTFWGIQAAAKQLKKQGSGGRIINAASLAAVEGSALQGAYSASKFAIRGLGQSAAKELAKYNITVNAYDPGIVITPLRDYIDQRTAQIKDTTAEIQRQSVVNEIALGRAALPDDVADVVSFLVSQQAKYITGQSILIDGGMRFH is encoded by the coding sequence ATGTCAAAGAAAGTAGCAATTATTACAGGCAGTGGTAGAGGAATAGGAAAAGCAATTGCTGAGAGACTCGCGACAGAAAATTATTACGTTGCAGTAGTCGATATTGATGAATCTAGTGCTAAATATGTGAGTGATAGTATCAACGCTATGAAGGAAAAGCAAGCCAAATATTATGTTTTAGATGTTGCTGATCGAAAATCAGTTTTTGATTTGGTCGACAAAGTAGTAGCTGATTTTGGTCGTCTAGATGTGTTTGTTAATAACGCAGGGGTTGCCTACATTGATAGTATTATTGATAGTGATCCGAAAAAAGTTGAGCGGTTGTTTGATGTTAATCTTAAGGGAACCTTTTGGGGAATCCAGGCGGCTGCAAAACAGTTGAAAAAGCAAGGGAGTGGTGGAAGGATAATCAATGCTGCGTCACTGGCTGCAGTGGAAGGATCTGCACTACAAGGCGCATATTCGGCTTCCAAATTTGCCATTAGAGGATTAGGTCAATCTGCGGCAAAAGAACTTGCAAAATATAATATCACTGTAAATGCTTACGATCCAGGTATAGTTATTACACCTTTACGTGATTATATTGATCAGCGAACAGCACAAATTAAAGACACAACAGCTGAGATTCAAAGGCAAAGTGTTGTCAATGAAATTGCGTTAGGAAGAGCGGCTTTGCCTGATGATGTAGCCGATGTTGTATCATTTTTGGTTTCACAGCAGGCAAAGTATATTACTGGGCAATCGATTTTAATTGATGGTGGTATGAGATTTCACTGA
- a CDS encoding glycosyltransferase family 2 protein, whose translation MLTRYTTPRLGLILPAYNEQEVLPTTLSKLNTVKATLIQKNLISDDSFIMVVDDGSVDNTWGIIQEKEQLNSDLIGVKLSRNFGHQSALLAGMSESIKLADIVITLDADLQDNPDIIQKMVLKYKAGNEIVYGVRSSRKTDTWFKRNTALTFYKISSFLGVEMVPNHADFRLMSRVAVLALLRMPERNVFLRAMVPLVGFQSDKVFYERGERQAGTSKYPLKKMLNFAIDGITSFSVQPIRLLFNLGILVISIASIEIVYTIFEKMIGNTEAGWSSLMISIWLLGGINLIAISIVGIYIGKIFTEVKHRPLFQIETETGLFVQKLRKVDDYAMK comes from the coding sequence ATGCTGACAAGATATACAACGCCAAGACTTGGTTTGATTTTACCAGCCTATAATGAGCAGGAAGTTTTGCCCACAACTTTGTCCAAATTGAATACGGTTAAAGCGACTTTGATTCAAAAAAACCTCATTAGCGATGATAGTTTTATTATGGTTGTGGACGATGGCTCTGTAGACAATACATGGGGAATTATTCAAGAAAAAGAACAATTAAATTCTGATTTAATTGGTGTCAAGTTATCTCGTAATTTTGGCCACCAATCGGCATTATTAGCAGGAATGTCAGAGAGTATTAAATTAGCGGACATTGTTATAACACTAGATGCTGACTTGCAAGATAATCCAGATATTATTCAAAAAATGGTGCTTAAATATAAAGCGGGCAATGAAATCGTATATGGGGTCAGATCCAGTAGAAAAACCGATACATGGTTCAAACGTAATACGGCACTAACTTTTTACAAAATTTCATCATTTTTAGGTGTCGAAATGGTGCCAAATCACGCTGACTTTAGATTAATGAGTCGTGTTGCTGTGCTAGCATTACTGCGAATGCCTGAGCGAAATGTTTTTCTACGCGCTATGGTACCGCTAGTTGGATTTCAGTCAGATAAAGTTTTTTATGAACGTGGTGAACGTCAGGCAGGTACATCCAAATATCCACTAAAAAAGATGTTGAATTTTGCTATTGATGGCATTACCAGTTTCAGTGTTCAACCGATTCGTTTATTGTTTAATTTAGGTATTCTTGTCATCAGCATCGCCAGTATTGAAATTGTGTACACAATATTTGAAAAAATGATTGGGAATACAGAAGCAGGTTGGTCATCTTTGATGATTTCCATTTGGTTATTGGGAGGCATTAACTTGATAGCAATATCGATTGTTGGTATTTATATTGGCAAAATATTTACCGAAGTGAAGCATAGGCCTTTATTCCAAATTGAAACTGAAACAGGGCTATTCGTGCAAAAGCTACGTAAAGTTGATGACTATGCCATGAAGTGA
- a CDS encoding YagU family protein, protein MFTLNKPVASLKEIIVKSIFYGFIAGMISGMVKIGWENILPPRTLARNATNPPQHMAEQLGIPSKLVHSFFYYSQDQKVFWFTLILHFSFAIAFAILYVFVSQYWSKIALWQGAAYGIFLWILWHIIIMPAFGTIPAAWNQPLDEHISEFFGHIVWAWSIAVTVYFLIAKDKNGHLENI, encoded by the coding sequence ATGTTTACACTAAATAAACCAGTTGCATCACTAAAGGAAATCATCGTTAAAAGTATTTTCTACGGATTTATTGCAGGAATGATTTCAGGAATGGTTAAAATCGGTTGGGAAAATATTTTGCCACCACGTACACTAGCTCGTAATGCCACTAATCCACCACAACATATGGCTGAACAACTTGGCATTCCATCTAAACTAGTTCATTCATTCTTTTACTACTCTCAAGATCAAAAAGTATTTTGGTTCACATTGATTCTACACTTCTCATTTGCCATTGCATTTGCAATACTATATGTGTTTGTATCTCAATATTGGTCTAAAATAGCTTTGTGGCAAGGTGCTGCTTATGGTATATTCCTTTGGATTCTTTGGCATATTATTATCATGCCTGCATTTGGAACAATTCCTGCTGCATGGAATCAACCTTTAGATGAACATATTTCTGAGTTCTTTGGGCACATCGTTTGGGCGTGGTCGATCGCAGTAACGGTCTACTTCTTAATTGCTAAGGATAAGAATGGTCATTTAGAAAACATATAA
- a CDS encoding FAD-dependent oxidoreductase has product MSKTKIIIVGASHGGHQAILELTRKHKNLDIKLFEVGDFISFMSCGMELYLENSVTDVNDVRNFRPEDMEQLGAEIYNNHQVLAINADDRTVSVKDVTTGSIEKYSYDKLILSSGVTPNSLPVPGNDLENVYLMRGKDWATSIKAKLENPAVKNITIVGAGYIGVEAAEASIKAGKNVTLIDMIDRPLGNYLDAELTAILEKELADKGVKVVTGVRIESYEGTSQVTAVKTNEGKYPSDLVIQAAGVKPNTNWLKGAIDLDDQGWIKTDEYLRTNLPDVYAAGDAVLSYSIPAQTKIPIALATVVRREVRYIIAHLFENQPSVPFKGAVGSSALSVFDYHFATAGLNTTTAKKAGATLKSSFYQDTLRPDYVPREKGNTEVYVGLDYDPQTHRILGGAVLSTYDITAQGNVIALAIEQGLRLEDLAEADFFFQPGFDRQWSLLNLAAQHALGEPKF; this is encoded by the coding sequence ATGTCAAAAACAAAGATTATTATAGTTGGTGCATCTCACGGGGGACATCAAGCAATTTTAGAACTAACTCGTAAACACAAGAATCTTGACATCAAGTTATTTGAGGTCGGTGATTTTATTTCATTCATGTCTTGCGGCATGGAATTGTATTTAGAAAATAGTGTTACTGATGTTAATGATGTTCGTAATTTCCGTCCTGAAGATATGGAACAGTTGGGCGCAGAAATTTACAATAATCACCAAGTACTAGCAATTAATGCTGATGATAGGACAGTTTCTGTCAAAGACGTCACTACCGGTAGTATTGAGAAATATAGCTATGATAAGCTGATATTAAGTTCAGGCGTGACACCAAATAGTCTACCTGTTCCAGGGAACGATTTAGAAAATGTCTATCTCATGCGCGGTAAAGATTGGGCAACAAGTATAAAAGCCAAGTTAGAAAACCCTGCTGTTAAAAATATCACAATTGTTGGTGCGGGTTACATTGGCGTTGAGGCAGCGGAAGCAAGTATTAAGGCCGGGAAAAACGTTACTTTAATTGATATGATTGACCGCCCTTTGGGCAATTATTTGGATGCGGAATTAACAGCTATTCTGGAAAAGGAATTAGCTGATAAAGGTGTAAAAGTGGTTACTGGCGTTCGCATCGAAAGTTATGAGGGAACTAGTCAAGTAACGGCAGTCAAAACAAATGAGGGGAAGTACCCAAGTGATTTAGTTATTCAAGCCGCTGGGGTTAAGCCAAATACGAATTGGTTGAAAGGTGCGATTGATTTAGACGATCAAGGCTGGATTAAAACTGATGAATATTTACGGACGAATTTACCAGATGTCTATGCTGCGGGAGATGCAGTTCTATCGTATTCAATCCCTGCACAAACTAAAATACCGATTGCACTAGCAACCGTTGTACGGCGTGAAGTCCGTTATATAATCGCACATTTATTTGAAAATCAGCCCTCAGTTCCTTTCAAAGGGGCCGTTGGCTCGTCGGCATTAAGCGTGTTCGATTATCATTTTGCAACGGCTGGATTAAATACCACAACAGCCAAAAAAGCAGGTGCTACTTTGAAGAGTTCCTTCTATCAAGATACCTTACGACCCGACTATGTTCCTCGAGAAAAGGGGAACACCGAAGTTTATGTCGGACTGGACTATGATCCACAGACACATCGTATTTTAGGTGGTGCAGTACTATCGACTTATGATATAACGGCTCAGGGCAATGTCATTGCGCTAGCTATCGAACAAGGGCTTCGTCTGGAAGATTTGGCTGAAGCCGACTTTTTCTTCCAACCAGGATTTGACCGACAATGGAGTCTATTGAACCTAGCGGCACAACATGCACTTGGTGAGCCTAAATTTTAA